In a single window of the Candidatus Zixiibacteriota bacterium genome:
- a CDS encoding FAD-binding oxidoreductase, with the protein MSRIRSILSEHFPNDEIAAHGSAIRFTPDNEQHIVKLVELAIAHQFKICPAGSMSHIEAGDFDDSIVIASSEHLNSLIDYSPDDLYITVGAVMRLRDVNSHVTDNLLSFVFGNLDYDGTVGGAVAVGLSAQFDGETVPIKRSVPSLAFVTPYGKLIRVGAVTLKSVAGYDVPKLLVGSRGQFGFITSITLRLSQNAPANCITMAGFGESCPTIIRPHWGALDASLSHVERNLKSNLDPHGVFPGA; encoded by the coding sequence ATGAGCCGAATCAGATCAATCCTTTCAGAGCACTTCCCCAATGACGAGATAGCTGCACACGGCAGTGCGATTCGATTCACTCCAGATAACGAGCAGCATATTGTCAAGCTTGTGGAGTTGGCGATTGCGCATCAATTCAAGATATGTCCCGCAGGATCGATGTCACATATCGAGGCTGGTGACTTCGATGACAGCATCGTGATAGCCTCGTCAGAACATCTCAACAGCTTGATAGATTACTCGCCGGATGATTTGTACATCACAGTCGGTGCGGTGATGAGACTCCGCGATGTGAATTCTCATGTCACAGACAATCTGCTTTCGTTTGTGTTCGGCAATCTCGATTACGACGGCACTGTTGGCGGCGCGGTTGCAGTCGGTCTGTCCGCACAGTTTGATGGTGAGACCGTTCCGATCAAGCGCTCTGTGCCATCGCTTGCATTTGTGACGCCGTACGGCAAGTTGATCAGAGTCGGCGCGGTGACATTGAAATCTGTAGCAGGGTATGATGTGCCGAAATTGCTTGTCGGCAGCAGAGGGCAATTCGGATTCATCACATCGATAACACTCCGCTTATCACAAAACGCACCGGCCAACTGTATCACCATGGCAGGCTTCGGGGAATCCTGCCCTACGATCATTAGACCTCACTGGGGCGCGCTGGATGCTTCTCTCTCACATGTCGAACGCAACCTGAAATCGAATCTCGATCCACACGGAGTTTTCCCTGGTGCTTAA